One window of Streptomyces sp. NBC_00273 genomic DNA carries:
- a CDS encoding RHS repeat domain-containing protein produces the protein MSPAPAKGAPRTGKAAVQLTDRSAAEKAGVQGLLLAVRPAGESVQGGPVKVSVDVSFIAGAFGGDWLSRARLVALPECALTTPERAECRTQTPLQTARDGDRAGLLSAEVALGGASAQGGARASAASGGPGGATVIAASAAPGGPAGTYAATSLAPSGKWAGGGSAGGFSWSYPIAVPDGLGGAKPTVSLAYSSQSVDGRTAATNNQASWVGEGWDYSPGFVERVFKPCAKDGQAESSEQCLAGHNAVLSLNGKSSPLVRNDATGDWRLEDDDASKVERLTGAANGDNNGEYWKVTTADGTQYYFGVGRKPGSTTAPPTNSAWTTPVYGNNAGEECHQSTFAASWCQQAWRWNLDFVVDPRGGVITHSYDTETNHYKRGASEATPKGDLTPYVRGGNLAKITYGSKLTDADTVKPTAQVVFGTSERCLPEKDGFDCAPAKLTKANATKWPDVPFDQNCASTGTCENYSATFWTTKRLTKITTQVLNAGGGYDDVDVYELKHEFPNPEDHTAPALWLASLTRTGHDGEVTLETKPITFTGALKNNRVDSSADNRPAMNRRRIVGITSETGQVIDVGYADPDCAPGAGLPSSKDANTTRCYPVYWNPDEKSPNDPTLDWFHKYVVTRVTELDPFGGSRPKETRYEYVGGAAWHRDDEELTEDKRRTWNQFRGYEQVITRTGTAPDAVSKTATFYLRGMDGDVKADGTKRTATFTGLTGSPVKDSNPFAGTVRETQTFASDGGELVTVAKKEPWLSAATATHSRGTKLPALTAQMQREGSSQEKKLRADKTWQTTSETVKYDDTYGMEISNLDRADGFPDTCTVTSYARNTAAWMLDRVSETIETRGSDCAATATEANTLSRNRTYYDGQPHGTLTGAGQVTSTEELDRFEAGQPKYSPKGSTTYDAYGRVTSATDAVGAKTTTAYEPAAPARATTVKVTNAKDWTTTTTLHPLRAVPVKTVDQNDRTTELTYDPLGRTTAVWLPGRARGASASKTFTYDLTNTAASSVTTRTLRANQSYATSIAIFDAFGQQVQVQSTPQNGAATTRLIADTYYDSHGRAFKTNESYVNATSDPVKTRFVPDENMVPSQNGTLYDGLGRPVAKTFSSKAIEQWRTTIAYPGADRTDTTPPKGETASSVLTDALGHTAERRKYKGTKPEGDFDATRYAYNTEGKLTGITDPAGNAWSYEFDLRGRQIRSVDPDKGAATVTYDDAGRPVSAVDARGTKVFTSYDVLGRPTSRNLNTADGTKLATYEYDTLLPGQPTASTSWVDGKPWRQETTSYDVGYRPTGTKLTVPAGEGDLTGTYTSETTYDPITGLERRTTLPAMGGLPKERLYTGRNDNGLPTSYGSDNDDYVNFTDYDEFGTVKRTTFGDDPRQVSFTQTRDPATGRLLNTQLKKQDSSTPVDITDYTYNPVGDVTSVTSTQGAARETQCFTHDYQRRLTQAWTDTGTTTTQPGPSVPGIGGCTNAAPQPGKIGGFAPYHQSFTYDVTGNRTSSTDHDPAGDTAKTVTTTHTYPAPGAPRPHAPTSTTKTTGTGPSVTKPTTYDAAGNTLTRPDATDTGQTLTWTPEGKLASATTAAGTSSYLYDANGNRLLRKDPGKTTLYLGSNELTLNTTANTVSGTRYYSTPGGTTIVRTSEGKLAYIAADHHNTGTTTVDATTLQVQRRATKPFGEDRGAGPATWPGERGFVGGTQDKSTGLTHLGAREYDPLIGRFISVDPLMVVEDPRQHNGYQYGNNSPLTESDPTGEALPECQSGMYKCTNGSNPYDYGYSYEKEVAAAGGTLDRAYVERKIRNNYACRKDPGCKPSNRGWSGSSPKVEKKPEKKGFLASVKSGDFRGAWNVTLGSSDWWRHKGVDLGIGFVAALGTAACIASVVCGGGLFLVGSAALFTAGLGAHMAVASEEERAQGATQFLLPTAKAEVMGMIGGATFGRGILFGLIRGPKQGIAGAGLTTRGASDPLFAGLARTDFAGMRGRVVNYMKNLF, from the coding sequence GTGAGTCCCGCCCCTGCCAAGGGCGCGCCGCGCACCGGCAAGGCCGCGGTGCAGCTCACGGACCGGTCGGCCGCGGAGAAGGCCGGCGTCCAGGGCCTGCTGCTCGCGGTCCGGCCGGCCGGGGAATCGGTGCAGGGCGGCCCGGTCAAGGTTTCGGTGGACGTCTCGTTCATCGCGGGGGCCTTCGGTGGCGACTGGCTCTCCCGCGCCCGCCTCGTCGCCCTCCCCGAGTGTGCCCTGACCACTCCCGAGCGCGCCGAGTGCCGTACGCAGACGCCCCTGCAGACCGCCAGGGACGGCGACCGCGCCGGGCTGCTCAGCGCGGAGGTGGCCCTCGGCGGAGCCTCCGCACAGGGCGGTGCACGTGCGAGCGCCGCCTCGGGCGGCCCGGGCGGGGCGACCGTGATCGCCGCGTCGGCGGCCCCGGGCGGCCCCGCAGGTACGTACGCGGCCACCAGCCTGGCGCCCTCGGGCAAGTGGGCCGGCGGCGGGAGCGCGGGAGGGTTCTCCTGGTCGTACCCGATCGCGGTGCCCGACGGACTGGGCGGCGCCAAGCCCACCGTCTCCCTCGCCTACAGCTCCCAGTCCGTTGACGGCCGTACCGCTGCCACCAACAACCAGGCCTCGTGGGTCGGTGAGGGCTGGGACTACTCGCCCGGCTTCGTCGAACGGGTCTTCAAGCCGTGCGCCAAGGACGGTCAGGCCGAATCGAGCGAGCAGTGCCTGGCCGGCCACAACGCAGTCCTCTCCTTGAACGGCAAGTCCTCGCCCCTGGTGCGGAACGACGCGACCGGCGACTGGCGGCTCGAGGACGACGACGCGTCGAAGGTCGAGCGGCTCACCGGCGCGGCCAACGGCGACAACAACGGCGAGTACTGGAAGGTGACCACTGCGGACGGCACCCAGTACTACTTCGGTGTGGGCCGCAAGCCGGGCAGCACCACCGCCCCGCCGACCAACTCCGCCTGGACCACACCGGTCTACGGCAACAACGCCGGCGAGGAGTGCCACCAGTCCACCTTCGCCGCGTCCTGGTGCCAGCAGGCCTGGCGCTGGAACCTCGACTTCGTCGTCGACCCGCGCGGTGGGGTGATCACCCATTCGTACGACACGGAAACCAATCACTACAAGCGCGGAGCGTCGGAGGCGACGCCCAAGGGCGATCTCACCCCGTACGTCCGTGGCGGCAACCTCGCCAAGATCACCTATGGCTCGAAGCTGACCGACGCGGACACCGTCAAGCCGACCGCCCAGGTGGTCTTCGGCACGTCCGAGCGCTGCCTTCCGGAAAAGGACGGCTTCGACTGCGCCCCGGCCAAACTGACCAAGGCCAACGCAACGAAGTGGCCCGACGTCCCCTTCGACCAGAACTGCGCGAGCACCGGCACCTGCGAGAACTATTCCGCCACGTTCTGGACCACCAAACGCCTCACCAAGATCACTACGCAGGTTCTGAACGCCGGCGGCGGTTACGACGACGTCGACGTCTACGAGCTCAAGCACGAGTTCCCCAACCCGGAAGACCACACGGCGCCCGCCCTGTGGCTCGCCTCGCTGACCCGCACCGGTCATGACGGCGAAGTCACGCTCGAGACCAAGCCCATCACCTTCACCGGCGCGTTGAAGAACAACCGCGTCGATTCCAGTGCCGACAACAGGCCCGCGATGAACCGACGCCGCATCGTCGGCATCACCTCCGAAACGGGCCAGGTCATCGACGTCGGATACGCGGACCCGGACTGCGCGCCGGGCGCCGGCCTGCCGTCCTCGAAGGACGCCAACACCACCCGCTGCTACCCGGTCTACTGGAACCCGGACGAGAAGAGCCCGAACGATCCGACCCTGGACTGGTTCCACAAGTACGTCGTCACCCGAGTCACCGAACTCGACCCCTTCGGCGGCTCCAGGCCCAAGGAGACGCGCTACGAGTACGTCGGCGGCGCCGCCTGGCACCGGGACGACGAGGAACTGACCGAGGACAAGCGCCGCACCTGGAACCAGTTCCGCGGCTACGAGCAGGTCATCACCCGCACCGGTACCGCCCCCGACGCCGTCTCCAAGACCGCGACGTTCTACCTGCGCGGCATGGACGGCGACGTCAAGGCCGACGGCACCAAGCGCACCGCCACCTTCACCGGCCTCACGGGCAGCCCGGTCAAGGACAGCAACCCGTTCGCCGGCACCGTCCGCGAAACCCAGACCTTCGCATCCGACGGCGGCGAACTCGTCACCGTGGCCAAGAAGGAGCCGTGGCTCTCCGCCGCCACCGCCACGCACAGCCGTGGCACGAAGCTTCCCGCGCTCACGGCACAGATGCAGCGCGAGGGCTCTTCCCAGGAGAAGAAGCTGCGCGCCGACAAGACGTGGCAGACCACCTCGGAGACCGTGAAGTACGACGACACGTACGGCATGGAGATCTCGAACCTGGACCGGGCGGACGGCTTCCCGGACACCTGCACCGTGACGTCCTACGCCCGGAACACCGCGGCCTGGATGCTCGACCGCGTGTCCGAAACCATCGAAACGCGGGGCAGCGACTGCGCCGCCACCGCAACCGAGGCGAACACCCTCAGCCGCAACCGCACGTACTACGACGGCCAGCCCCACGGCACCCTCACCGGCGCCGGCCAGGTCACCAGCACCGAGGAACTGGACCGCTTCGAAGCCGGCCAGCCGAAGTACAGCCCGAAGGGCAGCACCACGTACGACGCCTACGGCCGTGTCACCAGTGCCACGGACGCCGTCGGCGCCAAGACCACGACGGCGTACGAGCCGGCCGCACCGGCCCGTGCCACCACGGTCAAGGTCACCAACGCCAAGGACTGGACCACCACGACCACCCTGCACCCGCTGCGCGCGGTGCCGGTCAAGACCGTGGACCAGAACGACCGCACCACGGAGCTGACCTACGACCCGCTCGGCAGGACCACGGCCGTCTGGCTGCCCGGCCGCGCACGCGGCGCGAGCGCCAGCAAGACCTTCACGTACGACCTCACCAACACCGCCGCCAGCTCCGTCACCACACGGACGCTCCGCGCGAACCAGTCGTACGCGACGTCCATCGCCATCTTCGACGCGTTCGGACAGCAGGTCCAGGTCCAGTCGACCCCGCAGAACGGAGCGGCGACCACCCGCCTGATCGCGGACACGTACTACGACAGCCACGGCCGTGCCTTCAAGACCAACGAGTCCTACGTCAACGCCACGTCCGACCCGGTGAAGACCCGTTTCGTCCCCGACGAGAACATGGTTCCGAGCCAGAACGGCACCCTCTACGACGGCCTCGGCCGTCCGGTCGCCAAGACCTTCTCGTCCAAGGCGATCGAGCAGTGGCGCACCACCATCGCCTACCCCGGTGCCGACCGCACCGACACCACCCCGCCGAAGGGGGAGACGGCCAGCAGCGTCCTCACCGATGCCCTCGGGCACACGGCCGAACGGCGCAAGTACAAGGGGACCAAGCCCGAGGGCGACTTCGACGCCACCCGGTACGCGTACAACACCGAAGGCAAACTGACCGGGATCACCGACCCGGCCGGCAACGCCTGGAGCTACGAGTTCGACCTCCGGGGCCGCCAGATCCGCTCGGTGGACCCCGACAAGGGCGCCGCGACCGTCACCTACGACGACGCCGGCCGTCCCGTCTCCGCCGTCGACGCCCGGGGCACCAAGGTCTTCACCAGCTACGACGTCCTCGGCCGCCCCACCTCCCGCAACCTGAACACCGCCGACGGCACCAAACTGGCCACCTACGAGTACGACACCCTGCTCCCCGGTCAGCCCACGGCCTCCACCAGCTGGGTGGACGGCAAGCCCTGGCGGCAGGAAACCACCAGCTATGACGTCGGCTACCGACCCACCGGAACCAAGCTGACCGTCCCCGCCGGGGAAGGCGACCTCACCGGCACCTACACCTCGGAGACCACCTACGACCCCATCACCGGACTGGAGCGCCGCACCACACTGCCCGCCATGGGCGGTCTGCCCAAGGAGCGCCTCTACACCGGCCGCAACGACAACGGTCTTCCCACCTCCTACGGATCGGACAACGACGACTACGTCAACTTCACCGACTACGACGAGTTCGGCACGGTGAAGCGCACGACCTTCGGAGACGACCCGCGTCAGGTGAGCTTCACCCAGACCCGTGACCCCGCCACCGGACGCCTCCTGAACACCCAGCTCAAGAAGCAGGATTCGAGCACCCCGGTCGACATCACCGACTACACCTACAACCCGGTCGGCGACGTCACCTCGGTGACCAGCACCCAGGGCGCCGCACGCGAAACCCAATGCTTCACGCACGACTACCAGCGCCGCCTGACCCAGGCCTGGACCGACACCGGCACGACCACGACCCAGCCCGGGCCGTCCGTCCCCGGAATCGGCGGCTGCACCAACGCCGCACCCCAGCCGGGCAAGATCGGCGGCTTCGCCCCGTACCACCAGTCCTTCACCTACGACGTGACCGGCAACCGCACCTCCTCCACCGACCACGACCCGGCCGGCGACACGGCCAAGACCGTCACCACCACCCACACCTACCCGGCGCCCGGCGCCCCGCGCCCCCACGCCCCGACCTCCACCACCAAGACCACCGGCACCGGCCCCTCCGTCACCAAGCCCACCACCTACGACGCGGCCGGCAACACCCTCACCCGCCCTGACGCCACGGACACCGGCCAGACGCTGACCTGGACGCCCGAAGGCAAACTCGCCTCGGCCACCACCGCTGCCGGTACGTCCAGCTACCTCTACGACGCCAACGGCAACAGGCTGCTGCGCAAGGACCCGGGCAAGACCACCCTGTACCTCGGCTCGAACGAACTCACCCTCAACACCACCGCGAACACGGTGTCCGGCACCCGCTACTACTCCACCCCCGGCGGGACCACCATCGTCCGCACCTCCGAGGGCAAGCTCGCTTACATCGCCGCCGACCACCACAACACCGGCACCACCACCGTCGACGCCACGACCCTCCAGGTCCAGCGCCGCGCGACCAAGCCGTTCGGCGAAGACCGCGGCGCGGGGCCGGCCACCTGGCCCGGCGAACGCGGCTTCGTCGGAGGCACGCAGGACAAGAGCACCGGCCTCACCCACCTCGGAGCCCGCGAATACGACCCGCTCATCGGCCGGTTCATCTCGGTGGACCCGCTGATGGTCGTCGAGGACCCGCGCCAGCACAACGGCTACCAGTACGGCAACAACAGCCCGCTGACGGAGTCGGATCCCACCGGCGAAGCCCTCCCCGAGTGCCAGAGCGGCATGTACAAGTGCACCAACGGATCCAACCCGTACGACTACGGCTACAGCTACGAGAAGGAAGTCGCTGCCGCCGGCGGCACGCTCGACCGCGCCTACGTCGAGCGGAAGATCCGTAACAACTACGCCTGCCGGAAGGACCCCGGGTGCAAGCCCTCCAACCGTGGCTGGTCCGGTTCTTCGCCCAAGGTGGAGAAGAAGCCGGAAAAGAAGGGGTTCCTCGCCAGCGTGAAGTCCGGTGATTTCCGTGGTGCATGGAACGTCACTCTAGGGAGCTCGGACTGGTGGAGGCACAAGGGCGTAGATCTCGGAATCGGATTCGTAGCGGCTCTGGGAACTGCGGCTTGTATCGCATCAGTGGTGTGCGGCGGCGGATTGTTCTTGGTTGGATCGGCTGCGCTATTCACGGCTGGATTGGGTGCCCACATGGCAGTTGCGTCTGAAGAGGAGAGAGCTCAAGGGGCCACCCAGTTCCTTCTGCCCACTGCGAAAGCAGAGGTGATGGGGATGATCGGTGGGGCTACATTCGGCCGAGGGATCTTGTTTGGCCTGATACGCGGCCCCAAGCAAGGGATCGCTGGCGCCGGACTCACTACTCGAGGGGCTTCTGACCCGCTATTCGCCGGTCTCGCCAGGACCGACTTCGCAGGCATGAGGGGAAGGGTGGTCAACTACATGAAGAACCTCTTCTAG